The following proteins are co-located in the Phyllostomus discolor isolate MPI-MPIP mPhyDis1 chromosome 1, mPhyDis1.pri.v3, whole genome shotgun sequence genome:
- the ONECUT1 gene encoding hepatocyte nuclear factor 6 isoform X1, whose protein sequence is MNAQLTMEAIGELHGVSHEPVPAPADLLGGSPHARSSVAHRGSHLPPAHPRSMGMASLLDGGGGSGDYHHHHRAPEHSLAGPLHPTMTMACETPPGMSMPTTYTTLTPLQPLPPISTVSDKFPHHHHHHHHHHHPHHHQRLAGNVSGSFTLMRDERGLASMNNLYTPYHKDVAGMGQSLSPLSGSGLGGIHNSQQGLPHYAHPGAAMPTDKMLTPNGFEAHHPAMLGRHGEQHLTPTSAGMVPINGLPPHHPHAHLNAQSHGQLLGTAREPNPSVTGTQVSNGSNSGQMEEINTKEVAQRITTELKRYSIPQAIFAQRVLCRSQGTLSDLLRNPKPWSKLKSGRETFRRMWKWLQEPEFQRMSALRLAGQQFPSASSQSRYPYGAPISCSSALLLETGFTPAPLPGQTCKRKEQEHGKDRGNTPKKPRLVFTDVQRRTLHAIFKENKRPSKELQITISQQLGLELSTVSNFFMNARRRSLDKWQDEGSSNSGNSSSSSSTCTKA, encoded by the exons ATGAATGCGCAGCTGACCATGGAGGCGATCGGCGAGCTGCACGGGGTGAGCCATGAGCCGGTGCCCGCTCCTGCCGACCTGCTGGGCGGCAGCCCCCACGCGCGAAGCTCCGTGGCGCACCGCGGCAGCCACCTGCCCCCCGCGCACCCGCGCTCCATGGGCATGGCTTCCCTCCTggacggcggcggcggcagcggcgattaccaccaccaccaccgggcCCCCGAACACAGCCTAGCCGGCCCCCTGCACCCTACGATGACCATGGCCTGCGAGACTCCCCCAGGTATGAGCATGCCCACAACCTACACCACTTTAACCCCTCTGCAGCCGCTGCCGCCCATCTCCACCGTGTCGGACAAGTTcccccaccatcaccatcaccaccatcaccaccaccacccgcaCCACCACCAGCGCCTGGCGGGCAATGTGAGCGGTAGCTTCACGCTCATGCGGGACGAGCGCGGGCTGGCCTCCATGAATAACCTCTATACCCCATACCACAAGGACGTGGCTGGCATGGGCCAGAGCCTCTCGCCCCTCTCCGGTTCCGGTCTGGGCGGTATCCACAACTCCCAGCAAGGGCTCCCCCACTATGCTCACCCGGGCGCAGCCATGCCCACTGACAAGATGCTCACCCCCAACGGCTTCGAAGCCCACCACCCAGCCATGCTCGGCCGTCACGGGGAGCAGCACCTCACGCCCACTTCGGCCGGCATGGTACCCATCAACGGCCTTCCTCCGCACCACCCCCATGCCCACCTGAACGCCCAGAGCCACGGGCAGCTCCTGGGCACAGCCCGGGAGCCCAACCCTTCCGTGACGGGTACGCAGGTCAGCAATGGAAGTAATTCAGGGCAGATGGAAGAGATCAATACCAAAGAGGTGGCGCAGCGTATCACCACCGAGCTCAAGCGCTACAGCATCCCACAGGCCATCTTCGCGCAGAGGGTGCTCTGCCGCTCCCAAGGGACCCTCTCGGACCTGCTGCGCAACCCCAAACCTTGGAGCAAACTCAAGTCCGGCCGGGAGACCTTCCGGAGAATGTGGAAGTGGCTGCAGGAGCCGGAATTCCAGCGCATGTCTGCGCTCCGCTTAGCAG GTCAGCAGTTCCCATCAGCTTCCTCTCAAAGCCGATATCCGTATGGAGCACCCATCTCATGCTCTTCTGCCCTGCTTCTGGAAACCGGATTCACTCCCGCCCCTCTCCCAGGCCAGA CATGCAAAAGGAAAGAGCAAGAACACGGGAAGGATAGAGGCAACACACCCAAAAAGCCCAGATTGGTCTTCACAGATGTCCAGCGTCGAACTCTACATGCAATATTCAAGGAAAATAAGCGTCCATCCAAAGAATTGCAAATCACCATTtcccagcagctggggctggagctgagcACCGTCAGCAACTTCTTCATGAATgcgaggaggaggagcctggacAAGTGGCAGGACGAGGGCAGCTCCAACTCCGGCAACTCATCCTCTTCATCAAGCACTTGTACCAAAGCATGA
- the ONECUT1 gene encoding hepatocyte nuclear factor 6 isoform X2 — protein MNAQLTMEAIGELHGVSHEPVPAPADLLGGSPHARSSVAHRGSHLPPAHPRSMGMASLLDGGGGSGDYHHHHRAPEHSLAGPLHPTMTMACETPPGMSMPTTYTTLTPLQPLPPISTVSDKFPHHHHHHHHHHHPHHHQRLAGNVSGSFTLMRDERGLASMNNLYTPYHKDVAGMGQSLSPLSGSGLGGIHNSQQGLPHYAHPGAAMPTDKMLTPNGFEAHHPAMLGRHGEQHLTPTSAGMVPINGLPPHHPHAHLNAQSHGQLLGTAREPNPSVTGTQVSNGSNSGQMEEINTKEVAQRITTELKRYSIPQAIFAQRVLCRSQGTLSDLLRNPKPWSKLKSGRETFRRMWKWLQEPEFQRMSALRLAACKRKEQEHGKDRGNTPKKPRLVFTDVQRRTLHAIFKENKRPSKELQITISQQLGLELSTVSNFFMNARRRSLDKWQDEGSSNSGNSSSSSSTCTKA, from the exons ATGAATGCGCAGCTGACCATGGAGGCGATCGGCGAGCTGCACGGGGTGAGCCATGAGCCGGTGCCCGCTCCTGCCGACCTGCTGGGCGGCAGCCCCCACGCGCGAAGCTCCGTGGCGCACCGCGGCAGCCACCTGCCCCCCGCGCACCCGCGCTCCATGGGCATGGCTTCCCTCCTggacggcggcggcggcagcggcgattaccaccaccaccaccgggcCCCCGAACACAGCCTAGCCGGCCCCCTGCACCCTACGATGACCATGGCCTGCGAGACTCCCCCAGGTATGAGCATGCCCACAACCTACACCACTTTAACCCCTCTGCAGCCGCTGCCGCCCATCTCCACCGTGTCGGACAAGTTcccccaccatcaccatcaccaccatcaccaccaccacccgcaCCACCACCAGCGCCTGGCGGGCAATGTGAGCGGTAGCTTCACGCTCATGCGGGACGAGCGCGGGCTGGCCTCCATGAATAACCTCTATACCCCATACCACAAGGACGTGGCTGGCATGGGCCAGAGCCTCTCGCCCCTCTCCGGTTCCGGTCTGGGCGGTATCCACAACTCCCAGCAAGGGCTCCCCCACTATGCTCACCCGGGCGCAGCCATGCCCACTGACAAGATGCTCACCCCCAACGGCTTCGAAGCCCACCACCCAGCCATGCTCGGCCGTCACGGGGAGCAGCACCTCACGCCCACTTCGGCCGGCATGGTACCCATCAACGGCCTTCCTCCGCACCACCCCCATGCCCACCTGAACGCCCAGAGCCACGGGCAGCTCCTGGGCACAGCCCGGGAGCCCAACCCTTCCGTGACGGGTACGCAGGTCAGCAATGGAAGTAATTCAGGGCAGATGGAAGAGATCAATACCAAAGAGGTGGCGCAGCGTATCACCACCGAGCTCAAGCGCTACAGCATCCCACAGGCCATCTTCGCGCAGAGGGTGCTCTGCCGCTCCCAAGGGACCCTCTCGGACCTGCTGCGCAACCCCAAACCTTGGAGCAAACTCAAGTCCGGCCGGGAGACCTTCCGGAGAATGTGGAAGTGGCTGCAGGAGCCGGAATTCCAGCGCATGTCTGCGCTCCGCTTAGCAG CATGCAAAAGGAAAGAGCAAGAACACGGGAAGGATAGAGGCAACACACCCAAAAAGCCCAGATTGGTCTTCACAGATGTCCAGCGTCGAACTCTACATGCAATATTCAAGGAAAATAAGCGTCCATCCAAAGAATTGCAAATCACCATTtcccagcagctggggctggagctgagcACCGTCAGCAACTTCTTCATGAATgcgaggaggaggagcctggacAAGTGGCAGGACGAGGGCAGCTCCAACTCCGGCAACTCATCCTCTTCATCAAGCACTTGTACCAAAGCATGA